From Bacillus sp. Bos-x628, the proteins below share one genomic window:
- a CDS encoding N-6 DNA methylase, producing the protein MGELVTEKINRIFGIDDSYKAPSKLMEILFDRERREEVFRQFVSDPALNSTEKDVFHEYFQDEHADRKNKKQDFTPRSVADLLARVTDGGLESTTSYDGCAGTGGLTIAKWQSDRIKHSPFDYKPSWYFYHCEEMSDRAIPFLLFNLLFRGMNAVVVHCDVLTRKSKGAFFIQNEHDDFMHFSSLNVLPYTDFTAKELDVSWDDDLIPYDDLIESEEIPAHVINPTEFGAVSAETKFLYLLCGIDGEVS; encoded by the coding sequence TTGGGCGAATTAGTAACGGAAAAAATTAATCGTATCTTTGGAATAGACGATTCATATAAAGCGCCGTCAAAACTTATGGAGATTTTGTTCGATCGGGAGCGTCGCGAGGAAGTATTCCGGCAATTCGTGTCTGATCCGGCGCTTAACTCTACCGAGAAGGACGTATTTCACGAATACTTTCAGGATGAGCACGCGGATAGGAAAAACAAGAAACAAGATTTTACTCCGCGTAGTGTGGCGGACCTGTTAGCGAGAGTTACTGACGGCGGACTTGAGTCGACTACTAGCTACGACGGATGCGCAGGTACGGGAGGACTTACAATCGCTAAATGGCAGTCTGATCGTATTAAACACTCACCATTTGATTACAAGCCATCGTGGTATTTCTATCACTGTGAAGAGATGAGTGACCGCGCAATACCATTTCTGCTATTCAATCTCTTATTTCGAGGAATGAATGCTGTGGTGGTGCATTGCGACGTCCTGACTAGGAAAAGTAAAGGTGCGTTTTTTATTCAAAACGAACATGACGACTTTATGCACTTCTCATCACTAAACGTACTTCCATATACCGACTTCACCGCGAAAGAATTAGACGTTTCTTGGGATGATGACTTAATCCCCTATGACGATCTCATCGAATCGGAAGAGATCCCCGCCCATGTAATAAACCCAACGGAGTTCGGCGCAGTTAGCGCTGAAACTAAATTCCTTTATTTATTGTGCGGAATTGATGGGGAGGTGTCGTAA
- a CDS encoding tyrosine-type recombinase/integrase, translating into MANEVYPIKSKRDFNKLKNALKPGRDRLLLQLGTAFGLRISDLLSLKVGDLRGQTSLKITEAKRNKTRVITFSTAVKKLVNELEGADDDYVFASRKGAKPISRVQAYRILNEAAERAEIAHKIGNIGTHTLRKTFGYRLYEMGIAVDRIMEILGHSSEKDTLKYIGITADEISIAYESIAI; encoded by the coding sequence ATGGCTAACGAAGTATACCCGATCAAAAGTAAACGCGATTTCAATAAATTAAAAAACGCCCTTAAACCGGGGCGCGACCGTCTGTTATTACAGCTAGGAACGGCCTTTGGACTTCGTATTTCCGATTTACTTTCGCTTAAGGTCGGCGATCTTCGAGGTCAAACGTCTCTTAAAATAACCGAAGCAAAGCGCAACAAGACACGTGTCATTACGTTCTCGACCGCCGTCAAAAAGCTCGTCAATGAACTCGAAGGTGCTGACGACGACTACGTATTTGCAAGCCGCAAGGGCGCCAAGCCGATCAGCCGCGTTCAAGCCTACCGTATTCTAAACGAAGCCGCCGAGCGTGCTGAAATCGCCCATAAGATCGGTAATATCGGCACTCATACGTTGCGTAAGACGTTTGGATATCGTCTTTACGAGATGGGTATCGCAGTCGACCGTATCATGGAAATTCTTGGGCATTCTTCCGAGAAAGATACGCTAAAATATATCGGTATCACAGCCGACGAGATTTCGATTGCATACGAGAGCATCGCGATTTAG
- the thyX gene encoding FAD-dependent thymidylate synthase translates to MAETKMNVQLLAHTQLSNKFYRSLDHGNYDVFIERCDGNHLDDYGCTDGQAVALSAIRTCYSANKPSEIVAKEGAKYFGSKASDGGEDTDADRLFRQIVASKHTSTLEYLTFTFAVEGVSRALLAQLTRHRAGFSFSVQSQRYVRMGSGDRSSGFDYVVPEKVQTSKKSADFDDYELTADYIFEDAMQKAQEAYDDLRKAGVPAEDARAVLPQAAATNLVLTVNLRALLDFYAKRRRGNGAQAEIADLAESLRREVVEVEPWTAQFFEGVSASV, encoded by the coding sequence ATGGCGGAAACTAAAATGAACGTACAGCTACTCGCACATACGCAATTAAGCAATAAATTCTATCGATCTCTTGACCACGGTAATTATGACGTTTTTATCGAGAGATGCGACGGGAATCACTTAGACGATTACGGATGTACAGACGGCCAAGCGGTCGCACTATCCGCAATCAGAACGTGTTACAGCGCAAACAAACCGTCTGAAATCGTAGCCAAAGAAGGCGCCAAGTATTTCGGCTCTAAGGCGTCAGATGGCGGCGAGGATACGGATGCCGACCGACTATTCCGGCAGATTGTCGCATCAAAACACACATCGACCCTTGAGTACCTAACGTTCACCTTTGCGGTCGAAGGCGTCAGCCGCGCCTTATTAGCGCAGTTAACACGTCACCGCGCCGGCTTTAGCTTCAGCGTCCAATCACAACGTTATGTGCGGATGGGTAGCGGTGATAGGTCAAGCGGTTTCGATTACGTGGTTCCGGAAAAAGTTCAGACGTCAAAGAAATCGGCTGATTTTGACGACTACGAACTTACTGCGGATTATATATTCGAAGATGCGATGCAAAAAGCACAGGAAGCATACGACGATCTCCGTAAAGCAGGCGTACCGGCAGAAGATGCGAGAGCCGTCCTACCGCAAGCCGCGGCTACTAATCTCGTATTGACCGTCAACCTACGCGCTCTACTAGACTTCTACGCTAAGAGACGGCGTGGCAACGGTGCCCAAGCGGAAATCGCCGACCTTGCCGAATCCTTGCGCCGAGAGGTAGTCGAAGTAGAGCCGTGGACTGCGCAATTCTTCGAGGGGGTGTCTGCATCGGTATAA
- a CDS encoding dephospho-CoA kinase — MKLAITGRLGAGKDEAVKYLVTMYDFFPFTFSAKGKAIFHELFPHLRGDSKQRQPMRDFINGITELDVPGAENVWVDYLFRRIKEHEKLHCCRDSNVLIADMRKPAEYERAIAEGFTIIRISAPTEIRIERAKRRGDVFKAADMNHPTETALDNFEVDYEVANDGTLDDLYTKLDEIMAREGVR; from the coding sequence ATGAAGCTCGCAATTACGGGTCGGTTGGGCGCCGGCAAAGACGAAGCCGTTAAGTATCTCGTGACTATGTACGATTTCTTCCCGTTCACATTTTCCGCAAAAGGCAAGGCGATATTTCACGAGCTGTTTCCGCACCTCCGTGGCGACTCAAAGCAACGTCAGCCAATGCGTGATTTTATCAACGGTATTACGGAGCTAGACGTGCCCGGCGCCGAAAACGTATGGGTCGATTATTTGTTCCGACGCATCAAAGAGCATGAAAAATTGCACTGCTGCCGCGATAGCAACGTGCTGATCGCGGACATGAGGAAGCCGGCGGAGTACGAGCGAGCAATTGCGGAGGGGTTCACTATCATTCGCATATCGGCACCTACTGAAATCCGCATTGAACGCGCTAAAAGACGTGGCGACGTATTTAAAGCGGCCGATATGAACCATCCGACAGAAACGGCTCTCGACAATTTCGAAGTCGACTACGAAGTCGCAAATGACGGTACGCTTGACGATTTATACACGAAATTGGACGAGATAATGGCGAGGGAGGGCGTTAGATGA
- a CDS encoding DUF134 domain-containing protein, with product MGASTKKPDQHLRYETQYKLDDPDGIKALLADYTTLRQRRFLGDMAACDILIDLDHAIKLAELTGKQYEALRLVYFEDMSQTQAGEVMGIAQQNVNNYLDYAFNKIADIYYYWASHGEGYGTTKGAV from the coding sequence ATGGGCGCATCAACGAAAAAGCCCGACCAGCATTTACGGTACGAAACGCAATATAAACTCGACGACCCTGACGGCATCAAAGCGTTACTAGCCGATTACACAACGCTAAGACAACGACGTTTCCTTGGCGACATGGCCGCTTGCGATATTCTAATCGACCTCGATCACGCCATTAAACTAGCGGAACTGACCGGCAAGCAATACGAGGCGCTTCGGTTGGTGTACTTCGAGGATATGTCGCAAACACAGGCGGGCGAAGTTATGGGTATCGCACAACAGAACGTTAATAACTACTTAGATTACGCCTTTAATAAAATCGCAGACATCTACTATTATTGGGCGTCACATGGCGAAGGTTATGGAACGACGAAAGGGGCGGTTTGA
- the terL gene encoding phage terminase large subunit, with the protein MAYINGEFLEREERQARIEAVTERLKKLRDIIQAGKHTEYHVDLMRKDRDELIKLKRVHRAETDMLYFFYEYFSEARNPGNPDNLVPTTDVDMEAAPDFHRKLSSILDSVSNRNKTARIAWAASRGHAKSAYLSNAFPVHEIVYKKRRMILIISETNAGSIKFIKWVAGQLKYNQKLREDFGEVLYEQKTRNEKDSETAFITTTGIKMEATSLGTQIRGFRNGSQRPDLILLDDLESLDSNNTPELRQKAKDWLNQDLMPAGDPTKTAFIFMGTLVHFDSLLNYVLRERRDFIKNSFPAIIKPPKRTDLWAEFERIYKDYEPSDEEIKEMMEAESENKMATPNAQAALRFYEEHKEEMDEGAEVLWPGRFPLPALIIEKANITNKAFNTEYMNNPIDEDSQIFKPESFSYWTDFKPNHKDYAIYMGIDFAMGKERGDYSAIVTIAKHKKTEKIYVIDAFGERIHPDKFLRKIVEKVVQYLPDRIAAESQMAQEFFIDTLKRELVIQGYPAATRVTKINQRSRKELRIEALMPQIEKGEIEFHRSQTLLLEQFERYGSNWHDDLPDALEMAVSVSKRAKTVLQAKPKYM; encoded by the coding sequence TTGGCGTATATAAACGGCGAATTTTTAGAACGTGAAGAAAGACAAGCGCGCATTGAGGCGGTCACTGAACGGCTAAAGAAACTACGTGATATTATCCAAGCAGGTAAGCATACCGAATATCATGTCGATTTGATGCGCAAAGATCGCGACGAATTGATCAAGTTAAAGCGGGTACATCGCGCCGAAACCGATATGTTGTATTTCTTCTACGAATATTTTTCGGAAGCGCGAAATCCCGGGAACCCCGATAACCTCGTACCGACGACCGACGTGGATATGGAGGCTGCGCCGGACTTTCACCGCAAACTATCGTCCATCCTTGACTCGGTATCTAATCGGAATAAGACGGCTCGTATTGCGTGGGCGGCTTCGAGGGGGCACGCCAAGTCAGCGTATTTGTCGAACGCATTTCCGGTGCATGAGATCGTATATAAAAAGCGGCGCATGATCTTGATTATTTCGGAGACAAACGCCGGCTCGATCAAGTTTATTAAATGGGTCGCGGGTCAGCTTAAGTATAATCAAAAATTGCGAGAGGATTTTGGCGAAGTCTTGTACGAGCAGAAGACGCGTAACGAGAAGGATTCCGAAACGGCTTTTATCACAACGACCGGAATCAAAATGGAAGCGACGTCGCTCGGAACGCAAATTCGTGGTTTCCGTAACGGTTCACAGAGACCGGATTTAATATTGCTAGACGACTTGGAGTCACTTGACTCGAACAACACGCCTGAATTACGACAAAAGGCGAAGGATTGGCTTAACCAAGACCTTATGCCAGCGGGCGACCCTACGAAAACAGCGTTCATTTTTATGGGTACGCTTGTACACTTCGACAGTTTGCTGAACTACGTATTGAGAGAGCGTCGCGATTTTATCAAGAACAGTTTTCCGGCGATCATTAAGCCGCCAAAACGAACCGACCTTTGGGCGGAATTTGAACGTATTTATAAAGACTACGAGCCTAGTGACGAAGAAATAAAAGAAATGATGGAAGCTGAATCAGAAAACAAGATGGCCACACCTAATGCACAGGCGGCACTCCGTTTCTACGAAGAACACAAAGAGGAAATGGACGAAGGTGCTGAAGTCTTATGGCCGGGGAGATTTCCGTTGCCTGCGCTAATCATAGAAAAGGCCAACATTACAAATAAAGCATTTAACACGGAATATATGAATAACCCAATCGACGAGGACTCGCAGATATTTAAGCCGGAGTCCTTTTCTTATTGGACGGATTTCAAACCGAATCACAAAGATTATGCGATTTATATGGGCATTGACTTTGCAATGGGTAAAGAGCGCGGAGACTACTCGGCGATAGTAACGATCGCCAAGCATAAAAAGACCGAAAAGATATACGTCATAGATGCGTTTGGAGAACGTATTCATCCTGACAAATTTTTACGTAAAATCGTCGAAAAGGTTGTTCAGTACCTACCCGATCGCATCGCGGCAGAGTCGCAAATGGCACAAGAGTTCTTCATTGATACGTTGAAACGCGAGTTAGTTATACAAGGATATCCGGCCGCAACGCGTGTGACTAAGATCAATCAGCGATCGCGGAAAGAATTGCGTATCGAGGCGCTCATGCCCCAAATCGAAAAAGGAGAGATCGAATTTCACCGATCACAGACGCTTTTACTCGAACAGTTTGAGCGCTACGGCTCTAATTGGCACGACGATTTACCGGATGCCTTAGAAATGGCAGTGAGTGTCAGTAAACGAGCTAAAACGGTGCTTCAAGCGAAGCCAAAGTATATGTAA
- a CDS encoding phage portal protein has translation MGFTDLFKHHNHEPDDGTHTKTYGIIRPGAQFPPSDSIERLAKYRRMKKLFEGRPRDVYERATELLKESPQAEQLKKLYIAVNLADILVTKPADLLVGEPVQFESGLPDDSEEQKALNRYVEDNDINQLLHESATANGFRGDSWFKVRYGYRQDFTEVEKLGLPVPVDTEMEAIIEHVSAGAVFPEFSVGNVKKLKAVNIAQVEWVETEKTEIPFLNVERHVPGYILYSRYRLYENGLDTSTGTPIPVFKIGKRVPTGREEDIEETHLPHIPVFHVPYKSIDDEFFGIGGLEKLETTFAAINDRLVQIDYILWKHSDPTAYGPEIQGEGDTVKFGGAYIPVTKEDHTPGYMVWQAQLDAAFKELDILLSHVFMMSETPQWLFGTTMSGDNSGGTGTSHTDGAAIKARFMPILSKVKRIRAHYDKAIRDALWTCMLLEKAVRRIDIKEAVYPRAVWNDGIPRNEKELAEIMQIRTAGKPTLDVKGAIKAMDDVDDEKADEIIRRIEEDEKSASGFVDSSLFNEQKTQMPESEDDE, from the coding sequence ATGGGTTTTACGGACTTATTTAAACACCACAACCACGAACCCGACGACGGAACACATACGAAGACATACGGCATTATCAGACCCGGCGCGCAGTTTCCTCCGTCAGATTCTATCGAACGATTAGCAAAATATCGGCGCATGAAAAAGCTATTTGAAGGACGCCCGCGAGACGTCTACGAACGGGCAACCGAGTTATTAAAAGAATCGCCCCAAGCGGAGCAATTAAAGAAGTTATATATTGCGGTCAATCTTGCTGACATTCTCGTCACGAAGCCGGCTGATTTACTCGTCGGTGAGCCGGTGCAGTTTGAGAGCGGCCTACCTGACGATAGTGAAGAGCAAAAGGCGCTGAATAGGTACGTTGAGGATAACGATATTAACCAGCTTCTGCACGAAAGTGCGACGGCTAACGGTTTCCGCGGGGATTCGTGGTTCAAGGTTCGATATGGCTACCGTCAAGATTTCACCGAAGTCGAAAAACTCGGATTACCAGTTCCGGTAGATACCGAAATGGAAGCGATCATTGAACACGTTAGCGCCGGAGCAGTATTTCCGGAGTTCAGTGTCGGGAATGTAAAGAAATTAAAAGCGGTCAATATTGCGCAGGTTGAATGGGTTGAGACGGAGAAGACGGAGATCCCGTTTTTAAACGTTGAGCGTCATGTACCTGGCTATATCCTTTATTCGCGCTACCGTTTGTACGAAAACGGCTTGGATACGTCAACAGGAACGCCAATCCCAGTATTTAAGATCGGGAAACGAGTACCAACAGGACGCGAAGAGGATATCGAAGAAACACACTTACCGCATATCCCAGTTTTCCATGTTCCGTACAAGTCGATTGACGACGAGTTCTTCGGAATTGGCGGATTGGAAAAGTTAGAAACGACTTTTGCCGCGATTAATGACCGCCTAGTGCAGATTGATTATATTCTGTGGAAACACAGCGACCCTACAGCGTATGGACCGGAGATACAGGGCGAAGGCGATACGGTTAAATTCGGCGGTGCTTATATTCCGGTAACTAAGGAAGACCATACGCCGGGCTATATGGTATGGCAAGCGCAATTAGACGCTGCATTTAAAGAACTTGATATTCTGTTAAGCCACGTATTTATGATGTCGGAGACGCCGCAGTGGTTGTTCGGAACGACGATGTCCGGTGATAACTCCGGTGGAACCGGAACATCACATACGGACGGAGCGGCAATCAAAGCACGATTCATGCCGATTCTCTCGAAAGTGAAGCGTATTAGAGCGCATTATGATAAAGCAATCCGAGACGCCTTATGGACGTGTATGCTCCTCGAAAAAGCGGTCAGAAGAATCGACATAAAAGAAGCTGTTTATCCGAGAGCTGTTTGGAATGACGGCATACCTCGTAACGAAAAAGAACTTGCGGAAATCATGCAGATTAGAACGGCAGGCAAGCCGACCCTTGACGTTAAGGGCGCAATTAAGGCGATGGATGACGTCGATGACGAAAAAGCGGACGAGATCATTCGCCGCATCGAAGAGGACGAAAAATCAGCAAGCGGCTTCGTAGATTCTTCCCTTTTTAATGAGCAGAAAACGCAAATGCCGGAATCCGAGGACGATGAGTAA
- a CDS encoding DNA cytosine methyltransferase, which yields MTDVPNHEPNPQDGRYSSRYLSRKRTVLWDEAAYTVLTSPRDVSLHPGPLNERSEFMGEFNLTPQQPANGLTVLELFCGGGLGAVGFKAAGFDIVKALDFDKNAVKAYRHNFGDHVEQADINAVDIDTLPNTDVIFGGPPCQDFSVAGKGAGADGERGKLVWRYLEIIERKQPKAFVFENVKGLISKRHRPTFDLLIEKFNEIGYEISWRVMSAWDYGVAQKRERVFIVGIRKDLGFTFEFPKPLEGDYQTQVLRDVIGDIPEPSQQSNGGHLSNNYATKYEMANRLESFDRPGATVTAHHRCSYTHPNNEPRRFTVRECLRIQSVPDTYVLPNDISLSAQYRIVGNGIASRVAWYIGLALADQLKANA from the coding sequence ATGACGGATGTTCCGAATCACGAACCTAATCCGCAAGATGGACGTTATTCTTCTCGTTATTTATCTAGGAAGCGAACGGTTTTATGGGATGAGGCGGCTTACACTGTTTTAACAAGTCCTAGAGACGTATCACTGCATCCCGGGCCATTAAACGAAAGGAGCGAATTCATGGGCGAATTTAACTTAACACCGCAACAACCAGCGAATGGGCTTACCGTACTTGAATTATTCTGCGGAGGAGGTCTCGGCGCAGTCGGATTCAAAGCGGCCGGCTTCGATATTGTAAAGGCGCTCGACTTCGATAAAAACGCAGTAAAAGCCTATCGACATAATTTCGGTGACCACGTTGAGCAAGCTGACATTAACGCTGTAGATATCGACACATTGCCGAACACAGATGTTATTTTCGGTGGTCCTCCGTGCCAAGATTTCTCCGTTGCAGGTAAAGGCGCTGGGGCAGACGGTGAGCGCGGTAAATTAGTGTGGCGTTATCTCGAAATCATAGAACGAAAACAACCGAAAGCCTTCGTATTTGAAAACGTAAAAGGGTTGATATCGAAGCGCCATCGCCCAACCTTCGACTTGCTTATCGAGAAATTTAACGAAATAGGTTACGAGATTAGTTGGCGCGTTATGAGCGCGTGGGATTACGGAGTAGCCCAGAAGCGTGAGCGCGTGTTTATTGTGGGGATAAGAAAAGACCTCGGGTTCACATTCGAATTTCCGAAGCCCTTGGAGGGCGATTATCAGACGCAAGTATTGCGAGATGTTATCGGGGATATACCGGAACCAAGTCAGCAGTCTAATGGCGGTCATCTTTCTAATAATTATGCGACAAAATACGAAATGGCAAATAGATTAGAGAGCTTCGATAGGCCCGGAGCAACTGTGACAGCACATCATAGGTGCAGTTATACTCACCCAAATAACGAACCACGACGTTTCACTGTCCGCGAATGCCTCCGAATTCAATCCGTTCCGGACACCTATGTATTGCCTAACGACATATCATTATCGGCTCAGTACAGAATTGTCGGAAACGGAATCGCTTCTCGGGTTGCATGGTATATCGGGCTCGCTCTTGCCGATCAACTTAAGGCGAACGCGTAA
- a CDS encoding 3D domain-containing protein: MAFGTRLNIEGIGVRTCEDRGGAIMEGHIDLYVAGVSEARAFGRQRLKAEIITK, encoded by the coding sequence ATGGCGTTCGGTACTCGTCTGAATATCGAGGGCATTGGCGTCAGAACTTGCGAAGATCGAGGTGGCGCAATCATGGAAGGACACATTGACTTATATGTTGCGGGCGTTTCCGAGGCGAGAGCATTCGGGCGCCAGCGGCTAAAGGCGGAAATTATAACGAAATAG
- a CDS encoding phBC6A51 family helix-turn-helix protein produces MSRLKQLEAQLSFEKRKAAQLCALNEIMPEGGEKKTQTQLAEELGMSRMGLYRWRTQDPVFIEYMNLLADDMLSSHRSEVYGQLLKLIKGSQPSVKAIDLFMKRFGLLTEKQVITDNTTESQSSADILKEAELLDSILEDD; encoded by the coding sequence ATGTCGAGATTAAAACAATTAGAGGCGCAACTTTCGTTCGAGAAGCGGAAGGCCGCCCAGCTTTGCGCATTAAATGAGATTATGCCGGAAGGCGGAGAGAAGAAAACACAGACCCAGTTAGCAGAGGAGTTAGGGATGTCGCGGATGGGGTTGTATCGTTGGCGCACACAAGATCCGGTGTTCATTGAATATATGAACTTACTTGCTGACGACATGTTGTCGAGTCATAGATCGGAGGTTTACGGCCAACTACTAAAATTAATCAAAGGCTCTCAACCATCGGTTAAAGCGATTGACTTATTTATGAAACGTTTTGGTTTATTAACCGAGAAACAAGTTATCACCGACAACACGACCGAAAGTCAATCAAGCGCGGATATCTTAAAAGAAGCAGAATTGCTAGATAGCATTTTGGAGGATGATTAA
- a CDS encoding helix-turn-helix transcriptional regulator: MNVKLKVGDLIERRNMTQATLAELTGIRPSAISDLCRNRRDRVQLDHLAKIAAALNVKDIRELIDIEDESD; this comes from the coding sequence ATGAACGTCAAACTTAAAGTCGGCGACCTAATCGAACGGAGAAATATGACGCAAGCAACCCTTGCTGAACTGACCGGCATAAGACCGAGCGCAATAAGCGACCTATGCCGTAATAGAAGAGACCGAGTCCAGCTCGACCATTTGGCGAAGATAGCGGCGGCACTAAACGTAAAAGACATACGGGAACTGATCGATATAGAAGACGAAAGCGACTGA
- a CDS encoding Clp protease ClpB, giving the protein MFLKQFMPLFDADDQAGGGQDEQQTPEQPKDDQPKKIELTQDELDALITKRISRVESKYADYGKLKERVEAFEKAEQEKADAELTELDRLKKELEAKSETEQSLAKQIEELKKASDQEKITNEFIKKATSANIAYIDDALRLADLSGVSIEDGKVVGVDDVVKSLAEEKPFLIAQKPKPIGQSTNRATDTSEKTPEQIIAAAEEKARTSGRMEDRAAVAILKRQLRK; this is encoded by the coding sequence ATGTTTTTAAAACAATTTATGCCGTTATTTGACGCAGATGATCAAGCAGGAGGCGGGCAAGACGAGCAACAAACGCCGGAACAACCCAAAGATGATCAGCCGAAAAAGATCGAGCTTACGCAAGATGAGCTGGATGCGCTGATTACAAAACGCATCAGTCGCGTTGAATCTAAATACGCAGATTACGGAAAGTTAAAAGAGCGGGTAGAAGCGTTTGAGAAAGCGGAGCAAGAAAAGGCAGATGCAGAACTAACGGAACTTGATCGACTCAAAAAGGAACTCGAAGCTAAATCGGAGACGGAACAGTCGCTGGCGAAACAGATCGAGGAGCTTAAAAAGGCGAGCGACCAAGAAAAAATCACAAACGAATTTATTAAGAAAGCTACGTCGGCAAATATCGCCTATATTGATGATGCACTTCGCTTGGCTGATCTTAGCGGCGTATCTATTGAAGATGGAAAAGTTGTCGGAGTTGATGACGTAGTTAAATCGTTGGCCGAAGAGAAACCGTTCCTTATTGCACAAAAGCCAAAGCCTATCGGTCAAAGTACAAACAGAGCGACAGATACATCGGAAAAAACACCAGAACAGATTATTGCGGCGGCAGAAGAAAAAGCACGTACAAGTGGTCGTATGGAAGATCGTGCTGCGGTAGCAATTTTAAAAAGACAGTTAAGAAAATAA
- a CDS encoding phage minor capsid protein, which yields MAKVPAPNYDYQTNQLAGYYRTAIKDILAVLDRVDISDFRRANALTTLQSISRILSDLDEKSAKWVNENVPLAAREGVINTLVALKVADTVAQATLIAKFNELNEAMVAAAIADTQADLLAVTQNVNRKTKTAVRRAVSESIKYNMAAGSNGRRTIRDDIKKRLRESVVTGIVDAKGRRWKPEVYADMVTRTKMMQTYREATSNEAVSRGVLYAQISSHGAKDACRGHEGEIIKLTPEAPGDFKTYEELQATGEIFHPRCRHVYSPIRDVGLLSER from the coding sequence ATGGCGAAAGTACCGGCGCCTAACTACGATTATCAAACGAATCAACTTGCCGGCTATTATCGCACCGCCATTAAAGACATACTCGCAGTACTTGACCGCGTTGATATTTCTGATTTTCGCAGAGCCAATGCGCTCACTACGTTGCAGTCGATCAGCCGCATCCTGTCAGATCTCGACGAAAAGTCAGCGAAATGGGTAAACGAAAATGTACCGTTGGCGGCTAGAGAGGGCGTCATCAATACACTTGTCGCACTCAAAGTCGCAGACACAGTTGCACAAGCGACACTAATCGCAAAGTTTAACGAACTCAACGAAGCAATGGTTGCGGCGGCAATAGCGGACACACAAGCCGATCTATTAGCCGTCACGCAAAACGTTAACCGGAAAACTAAGACTGCGGTTAGGCGGGCAGTCTCCGAATCAATTAAGTACAATATGGCGGCTGGTTCAAACGGTCGCAGGACGATCAGAGACGATATAAAGAAACGTCTAAGAGAGTCAGTAGTAACCGGTATCGTGGACGCAAAAGGGCGTCGGTGGAAACCGGAAGTATACGCCGATATGGTGACACGTACAAAAATGATGCAGACATACCGCGAAGCAACGAGCAATGAAGCCGTTAGTCGCGGCGTTTTGTATGCGCAAATATCATCGCACGGAGCAAAAGACGCTTGTCGAGGGCACGAAGGCGAAATCATAAAATTGACGCCGGAAGCGCCGGGGGATTTTAAGACATACGAGGAGCTACAAGCGACGGGCGAAATATTTCATCCACGGTGCAGACACGTTTATTCTCCGATTAGAGATGTCGGTTTATTGTCCGAACGTTAA